Proteins encoded in a region of the Synechococcus sp. BIOS-U3-1 genome:
- a CDS encoding Tic20 family protein, translating to MAIPVWQRFLGLLVYVLPWSDAIPFGSHLMGQFPWMQWLTLPALPLVLLERGIPFGNLLVFFVLFLAVVRNPNVPYFLRFNTLQALLVDIIVVLIGYAFAILLQPLSSGLMLRTLSSTVVVAALAVVVFALIECIRGREPDLPGLSQAVRMQLY from the coding sequence ATGGCTATTCCCGTCTGGCAACGGTTCCTGGGTCTGCTGGTGTACGTGCTGCCTTGGAGCGATGCAATTCCTTTCGGAAGCCACCTAATGGGTCAGTTCCCCTGGATGCAATGGCTCACGCTGCCTGCACTTCCTCTCGTACTGCTCGAACGGGGCATTCCTTTCGGAAATCTGCTGGTGTTCTTCGTACTGTTCCTGGCAGTGGTGCGCAATCCGAACGTGCCGTACTTCCTGCGATTCAACACGCTCCAGGCCCTGCTCGTGGACATCATCGTGGTGCTGATCGGCTACGCCTTTGCCATCCTCTTGCAGCCCCTCAGCAGTGGCTTGATGCTGCGCACTCTTTCGAGCACGGTGGTGGTGGCAGCGCTGGCCGTGGTGGTCTTCGCTTTGATCGAGTGCATCCGTGGCAGAGAGCCTGATTTGCCTGGATTGAGCCAGGCTGTACGCATGCAGCTCTACTGA